The Lactuca sativa cultivar Salinas chromosome 2, Lsat_Salinas_v11, whole genome shotgun sequence genome includes a window with the following:
- the LOC111921591 gene encoding plant cysteine oxidase 1 isoform X1 has product MGMEKVSGERKKRRMRQKKVTAVQKLYDTCTEVFADCGPGVIPNAEGIERLKDILNGMTEVDVGVRPNMPYFKLKEIGGFPKITYLHLCECDKFSIGIFLLPPSGVLPLHNHPQMTVFSKLLFGTMHIKAYDWVDDAALISTPKLDSSEGFDLLGGVGVRLAKLKVNAEFTAPCNASILYPTDGGNMHCFTAMTSCAVLDVLGPPYCDPEGRHCQYYRTHPFMDLSETDDEKKIPEGEKIESYAWLEEIDKPKGLSVIGAMYSGPKIIEKLAF; this is encoded by the exons ATGGGCATGGAGAAAGTTTCAGGTGAAAGAAAGAAAAGGAGAATGAGGCAGAAGAAAGTTACAGCGGTTCAGAAGCTTTATGATACATGCACTGAGGTCTTCGCCGATTGTGGCCCTGGAGTTATCCCGAATGCTGAGGGTATCGAACGCCTAAAGGATATTTTAA atggGATGACTGAAGTTGATGTTGGTGTACGGCCTAACATGCCCTATTTCAAGCTAAAAGAAATCGGAGGATTTCCTAAAATCACATACTTACACCTTTGTGAATGTGACAAATTTTCG ATTGGAATCTTCCTACTGCCTCCATCGGGTGTCCTCCCTCTCCATAATCACCCTCAGATGACTGTTTTCAGTAAGCTTCTGTTTGGAACCATGCATATAAAAGCATACGATTGGGTTGATGATGCTGCTTTAATCTCTACTCCAAAACTCGATTCATCTGAAG GCTTTGATTTATTAGGAGGTGTTGGTGTTCGTTTGGCTAAACTGAAAGTCAACGCTGAATTCACTGCTCCATGCAACGCATCCATTCTGTATCCAACTGATGGTGGAAACATGCATTGCTTCACTGCAATGACGTCATGTGCAGTTCTTGATGTTCTGGGCCCACCATATTGTGATCCTGAAGGCCGACATTGCCAATACTATCGCACTCATCCTTTTATGGATTTATCAG AAACAGATGATGAGAAAAAGATACCAGAGGGAGAGAAGATAGAAAGCTATGCATGGCTGGAAGAGATAGATAAACCAAAAGGCTTGTCTGTGATTGGAGCAATGTACAGTGGGCCAAAAATCATCGAGAAATTAGCTTTTTAA
- the LOC111921591 gene encoding plant cysteine oxidase 1 isoform X2 — MGMEKVSGERKKRRMRQKKVTAVQKLYDTCTEVFADCGPGVIPNAEGIERLKDILNGMTEVDVGVRPNMPYFKLKEIGGFPKITYLHLCECDKFSIGIFLLPPSGVLPLHNHPQMTVFSKLLFGTMHIKAYDWVDDAALISTPKLDSSEGGVGVRLAKLKVNAEFTAPCNASILYPTDGGNMHCFTAMTSCAVLDVLGPPYCDPEGRHCQYYRTHPFMDLSETDDEKKIPEGEKIESYAWLEEIDKPKGLSVIGAMYSGPKIIEKLAF; from the exons ATGGGCATGGAGAAAGTTTCAGGTGAAAGAAAGAAAAGGAGAATGAGGCAGAAGAAAGTTACAGCGGTTCAGAAGCTTTATGATACATGCACTGAGGTCTTCGCCGATTGTGGCCCTGGAGTTATCCCGAATGCTGAGGGTATCGAACGCCTAAAGGATATTTTAA atggGATGACTGAAGTTGATGTTGGTGTACGGCCTAACATGCCCTATTTCAAGCTAAAAGAAATCGGAGGATTTCCTAAAATCACATACTTACACCTTTGTGAATGTGACAAATTTTCG ATTGGAATCTTCCTACTGCCTCCATCGGGTGTCCTCCCTCTCCATAATCACCCTCAGATGACTGTTTTCAGTAAGCTTCTGTTTGGAACCATGCATATAAAAGCATACGATTGGGTTGATGATGCTGCTTTAATCTCTACTCCAAAACTCGATTCATCTGAAG GAGGTGTTGGTGTTCGTTTGGCTAAACTGAAAGTCAACGCTGAATTCACTGCTCCATGCAACGCATCCATTCTGTATCCAACTGATGGTGGAAACATGCATTGCTTCACTGCAATGACGTCATGTGCAGTTCTTGATGTTCTGGGCCCACCATATTGTGATCCTGAAGGCCGACATTGCCAATACTATCGCACTCATCCTTTTATGGATTTATCAG AAACAGATGATGAGAAAAAGATACCAGAGGGAGAGAAGATAGAAAGCTATGCATGGCTGGAAGAGATAGATAAACCAAAAGGCTTGTCTGTGATTGGAGCAATGTACAGTGGGCCAAAAATCATCGAGAAATTAGCTTTTTAA